The Bos mutus isolate GX-2022 chromosome 11, NWIPB_WYAK_1.1, whole genome shotgun sequence nucleotide sequence TTTTGCACACCTGAGGAGGGATGAGTTGGCTCCTGGCTGAGCCCCAATTCTGAGACAGGGAAGGAATAGGGCTGTAAGGTCCAAAAAAGTTTGCTCCTTTGGAACACAGTAATGCtcagtgggctttcctggtggctcagacggtaagaatctgttcaatccctaggtcaggaagatcctctggagaagcgagtggattcttgcctggagaattccattgacagaggaccctggtgggctatagtccagttcagtttagttcagtcgctcagtcatactctgtgaccccatggactgcagcacaccagacacctccctgtccattgccaactcctggagtttactcaaactcatgtccactgagtcggtgatgccatccaaccgtctcatcctctgtcgtccccttctgcctcaatcattcccagcatcagggtcttttctaatgagtcagttctttgcatcaggtggccaaagtattggagtttcagcttcagcatcagtcctttcactgaatattcaggactgaattcctttagaatggactggttggatctccttgcaatccaagggactcccaagaatcttctccaacaccacacttcaaaagcatcaattcttgggtgtcagctttctttatagtccaactctcacatccatacatgaccactggaaaaaccatagccttgactagacggacctttgttggcaaagtaatgtctctgctttttaatatgctctctaggttggtcataactttccttccaaggagtaagcgtcttttaatttcatggctgtagtcaccatctgcagtgattttggagccccaaaaaagtctgtcattgtttccactgtttccccatctatttgccacgaagtgatgggaccagatgccatgatcttagttttctgaatgttgagttttaagccaactttttcactctcctctctcactttcatcaagaggctctttagttctttgctttctgccataagggtggtgttatctgcatatctgaggttattgattttctcccagcaatcttgattccagcttgtgcttcctccagcccagcgtttctcatgatgtactctgcatagaagttaaataagcagggtgacaatatacctaCTCCTTTCACTATCCGGAaccagtctatgaggttgcagagaatcagacatgactaaggacaactttcactttttttttccatgctaagtgaaaaatcagtatataaaataaatgatggGGGGAAAATGTTCCTCTCAGCTTTGCAATGGGCTCAGACAACCCAAGCAGACAGATGCTGCCAGCAGGAGCAAGCCATGACTGGTTCagaccccatctttgcatggccctgcccccctccccaggagaaggcaatggcaccccactccagtactcttgcctggaaaatcccatggatggaggagcctggtgggctgccgtccatggggtcctgaacagtcagacacgactgagtgacttcactttcacttttcactttcatgcattggagaaggaaatggcaacccactccagtgttcttgcctggagaatcccagggacaggggagcctggtgggctgtcgtctatggggttgcacagagtcagacacgactgaagtgacttagcagcagcagcccccctcccctccaAGTGAAGACAGCGCAGGGAGAGCCTGGCATTGCCAGATGCTATTCTCTGTAGCACTACAGAAGTCACCAAAATCTTAAAACTGGTTGACTGATTCAAAGCTCCCAGTTGTGCCAAGCCTCATTCTGGGCACTGGGGATACAGACCCTATCCTCAGGGGGCTCACAGTCAAGTGGGCCAGGTCAACAAGTAAATCAGATAATTAAAACGcagtgatggggcttccctggtggctcactggtaaagaatccacctgccagtgcaagagacatggttggatccctgatccaggaggcccccacatgctgcggagcagctaagccctgtGCACCACAAGTAGAGTCTGTGCTCATAGAACCTGCGAgtcgcagctactgaagcccgcatgccccagagcccgtgctctgcaacgaagAAGCCACGGCAATAAAAGGCTCTgtacagcaactagagaaaagccctcgcagtaacgaagacccagcgcagccaaaagtaaataaaatgtaaaaaacagaAACGCAGTGACAAGCGTCTTCCTGGTGATGCACTTGGGGCTGTGAAGCACAGAGGAAGGGACTCcggctcctccttctcctcccaccctagGCCGGTCCTTGAACTTTTTACCTTACCCTCAACAGACACGCTCGGGCCTCGGGACCAGGAAGTAGCGCCCTCGGGTGCTGGAGTCAGCTATACACCACTGACTCAGACTGTGATCTGAAAAGTTCTCGCccctctcttgagcctccttttCCCCACCTGAAACACGGGACTTCTGACCACTCACCCCTATTCTGTTCTGGCTTTAGGACTCTGGGATATTGAgagatgggctttttttttttctcgggCGAGTTCGACAGGACCGAGCCCACAAGGGCCAAGCCAGTCTAGGTTCCTCAATTCGATCTCACTGCCCAGAGATTCGGGAACGCGTCACAGAATGTCCTCGAGAAACTACATTTCCCGACATGCAAAGAGGAGGCGGTGCCCGCCCGTCTCCGGCGACGCGGTCCCGGGCCAGCCTGAGGACTACGACTCCCGGCGTGCCCCGCGGCCCAAGGCCGGAAGGGCCCGGATCCGGAACCAGATGGGGCTTGCGTCTCCAGTACCTGAAGCGCCAGGGAAATGGTGAGCGTGAGGCCGAATGTCGGCAAAGGGGGCGTCTGGAGGGTGGGGTCCTGCGTCTGCTCAGGAGCTGGGGCTTGAGCACTCGGAGCCGGTATCGTTCTCCTGCCGTCTCATCGTACGAGTGATAGACTTTGGCCCGGTACTCTCTCTCCCGACCTAGAAAAGATACCTAGTCAGCCACGTCACATATGTCAGCTGAGTAAATGGACGTGATCGGGCCGCAACGACTACCCCCTCCTTCCTAAATGGAGGATCTTTTCCTCAGTTGAATCCTCCCTTTTCTGCAGGCCACGGGAACAGACCAAGTGGTGGGACTCGGCCTCGTCGCCCTTAGCCTGATCATCTTCACTTATTACACCGCCTGGGTAATTCTCTTGGTATGTGTGCTTCCCCGCCCTCTCTTACCTCCCATCCTTGGATCTCGAAGCCAACTCCTCACATCATTTtagcaggcactgtgctaggtgctgtcACTGCATATCTCATGAAAGCTCCAGGACAGCACTATGAGGAAGATGGTAACAGGTGTCCCTATTTTATAGACGAGGAAGCAGAAGCTCAAGGGGAAGGCTCAGGGTGGAATCCTTAACCACTCCACTGCAAAGTCCTGTCCTTGATTTGCTTTGCTTTTGATGGGAGTTCTAGTCTTGGTTATCCTGCGGGCGCTTGGGCATGACAATCCCAGTGGATTTTGTGAGAgtgtttagcatttttttttccccgtgGGAAATTTTTTTGGTTACTGCTTTAAAAGTGAAGTGTGTGTTTGGAGGGCAAAATCTTGCAGAAGTCAGTATCCTTTGGAGACAAATGTTAGTAAAGAAAACCTTGGAGTCCTGGTTGGGAATCACTCGAGGATTCCTCATGTCCGCTTTGTCCCTGCTAAGCTGTGAGGGCCTTAGGGCAAGTCCTTTGTCTTCTGTTCCCTGCCAGGTCCCTAGCCCCAACTTTGGGCGAGCACCAGTCAAGTGCCCAGTACACAACCATTAGATAACTGAAGGAAGGGAACAAACCAAGGCACCCAGAGTGCTATCatcttagagaaaagcaaatgcagTGCTTTGATGGGGTCAACCCCTGAGATGGAGGAGGTGGGCTGTTTGGACTTGGGGAGCTGAGCAGAGCGAGGAACACTCACTAGAGCTCTGCCTTTGATGCCAGCCATTCATCGACAGTCAGCATGTCATCCACAAGTATTTCCTGCCCCGAGCCTATGCCATTGCTATCCCACTGGCCGCCGGCCTCCTGCTGCTCCTGTTTGTGGGTAAGTTCCCTCAACCCTGGACAGGGTGTCTTGGGGACCCCATGACCCCCTCCCAACCCCAAACATGCTGCTACACTTCATCACTCACTGTACATCTGCTTGAGGCTCCTTACCCCCAGCTCACGTCCTGGGGTTTCCCTGTTCATTCTTCAGGGCTGTAAGTCAGTCTTCCCAATGCCTCAGGCTCACTGGAATCTAATGGGATGTCTCCCTCTTTCTTgctccctccaccaccaccaccaccgctctGCTCACACCTCCATCACCTCTCACCCCCTTGTCACCCTGGTTCATGATCCCTGCATCTCTGTCTCCCAGGGTAAGCGTGTGGGCCTTATAGAGGCAGGGACTGTGGCTTTGTCATTTTTATGCCCTCACCCCAAGCACAAGCTGTGGCACTGAGTTGGTGCTCAAGAAAGTGGTTTGGATAAATCAACAATTAGGTGTCTGGAGGATGGGGTGGGTGGATGATGGATGCTGAGTGGGTGGGTGGTTAGGTAGATGGACAGGTGGTCGGGTAAGTAGGTAGATAGTTGGGTGGATCTTATTCCCTGTAGAATCAGAAACACTAAACTCAGAAAATTGCCTTTGATAGTCACTCAGCTgatgtttcggagaaggcagtggcaccgcactccagtactcttacctggaaaatcccacggatggaggagcctggtgggctgcagtccatggggtcactaagagtcggacacgactgaagtgacttagcagcagcagcagcagctgatgtttgttgaatgaatgcaggCAGAAGTGTAGCTTGATGAGCGATTAGGGAAATGGCCTCCAGGGCGTGGCCTGGAGGGCGGTTGGGTAGCTGCTTGGCCCCCTGTGTGGGTCACTGCCATGCTTGGGTCCTGCTCTGGCCTCCCTGGGCtccccttgtgactcagctggtaaagaatccgcctgcagtgtgagggacctgggttcagtccctgggttgggaagatcccctggagaagcactccagtattttggcctggagaattccatggactgtgtagcccatggggtcacaaagagtcagacacaactgagcgactttcacttcactttctgacCTCCCAGCAGTCCTGAGCCAGGATCTTAGCTGCCTTTTTTGGTCTGTGTATTCCAGGTATATTCATCACCTACGTGATGCTGAAGAACCAGAACGATACCAAAAAGACTCAGTGAAGGCCCAGCAGGAATGAGGCTGCTGGCCCCGTCTCTGCTTCTTCTCCAGGGCAGACCCAACAAGGGTGCCCACAGGACCCATTCAGGCACTGAGGCCCCGTCAAGCCTGATTGCCCTGCAGACACCCCTGTGGGATGGAAGCTGTTCAGGACTCACCCCTGGCTGACCAGGGCCCCTGCTCCTCCTTCCAGAAGCCAGGGAGGAGAAGTACCTGGAAGTCTCCATCTCACCCCCATTCTGGCTCAGGGCCTGCAAGGTGCTGGTCCctctccacatacacacacacctcaccTTGACTCCCTCTCATTTTTCCCGCTGGGTTCTAcacttgcctcagtttccttcttgtCACATGATGGTGTTGGACTTGGCAGGTTCTGGGACATCACGTGACCTCTCCCCACATGTCCTGCTCCTCCACAAAGGCAACCTTCCCAGGTCTGACATAGCCCCAGATCCCACAAGGATTTCTGGACCTGGAGAGCCTAGAGGGAGGCCCAGCCCCCCAGCCTCAGGGCTGGCCTGATGGGAGAGCTGAACAATAAACATCGTTGTCTTCGTCTCAGTGCTGTCCCTGACCCGAGGTGCTCAGGAGCTGGGAGCTGGCCTCTGCATTGGTCTCAgatcaggagacactggtttgtgCAGCGAGGGTGCCTTGGGTACCTCCTGGATTATCCCTGTGCTGGACACAGGACAAAGCAGGGGCCAGGACTGGTGTGGATCTGGCCTGGTGCAGCTCACGGCGGGGGAGTCTGGAGGCATGGCCGTCTGCCAGACGTCACATCAGCCTTTACCTCGCCTCCACTGTGCCAGCCCAGCCAGTGGGCACTGGTATATTAAGGACCCTCACACCCCTAAAAGCCCAAGCCCATCATCTGTCTCGTACTCAGCAGCCCAAATTAGTGTGGCTCTGAGCAGAGGGCCACTGTGAGCCAGAGCAGGGCTGTTTCCACTGTGTTCCAGTTGACTGGTCCAGGCCTCAGCTCGAGCCCCTGGCAGTCCCACCGTGCCCCTCTGGGCAGCCAGCTCTCCCATTCACAGTGTGAGCCTCCACCCCTCACTTCCTTGGGCACTCTCTTCCTCCAGTTAGCAGAGGTGTCCCACCTGCCTCATTAGAGGAAAGAGCCCAACTGCAGGCACACCTGCCCTGTCCTTACCTATTCCCCTCCCCAACCTCCAGTCCAGGCGGAGCTGCCCTCCTGGACTCTGGGTCCTGTCCTCTCCCACCGCTGTGGCAAGAGCCTGCTATCTGATGATCCCTCTCAGGGGAACAGCCTCTGCTTCTCAACATGGTCCTCCAGTGTTAAATGAATGTGTTATAGGCTCCATATAAGGGACCCTCCATCAACTCATTAACTCCCTCTAGGTCTCTCCCTGTCTTCACAACCAAACTTCCCCAAAGGGTATCCACCTCTGCCCCCGCgtttcctctcctcccactgtgCTTGGCAGCTTTCCAGGAGGGCTGCACTCAGACCACCAGTGATGTCTGGTCTACATCAGAGGCATGTTCCTTGACCTGCCACATTTGGCCAGTGACattccgccccccacccccaccccgggtgCATTCTCCTACTTCTCTCTATCATATTCATGCTCCTCTCCTGCCGTGAGAGGGTAAGTTTCTCAGGACTCAGTCACAGGCCTCTTCACCCCACACTCTTAGGGGCGACCTTATCCTCACCCAGGCttgcttccagcccagctttctcCTGAGCCCAAAGGTGTTGGATGTGTGCCAGCTGTTCACCTGACATCTCCATCAGATGTCACAGACCTTGGCTTTCCTCTTCCACCCCACATCCACCAGACCCAAATCCTATCaattcttgccatttcctcccccgcCCCAGTCACCTTCCTGATGCAAAGCCAGCATCCTCTGCCCTAAATCACCAAAAGTGTCCTCacttctctccccactcccccacaATGGCCCCCTCAAATCCAGCTGCATGACAACCAGTTACCTTTGGAAAacatttgagtttcttttttacttttcctgAGCATCTTTCTCACACATTGCTTCTCTGGGTTCCCATCCCTCTCCTCCCATGGCTGACAAGAGCCTCCGTGCTCCCTTCTGAACTCTCCTCCAGCCATACTGGCCTTCCATTTCCTGGGAGTCACTGAGGTTCTGTGTACATCCTCCTTGCACTGGTTCAGCATATACCAGTTTCTCAAACACCAGTTTGTGCCAGGTTACTGAGCCAGGAAAGGAGCCTGCCCTCCTTGCACTCTGTGGGTGGGGGAAAGGGGGATGTAATAAGTAAATGAACAAGACAGTCTCTAACAGTGTTAAGcatgatgaagaaaataaaagtaatgtgATCATGACTGAGGGGCGGGGACACTCAGAGTAGGGCAAGGTGATAAGGAATAAAGCAAAtcgggtgtgtgtggggggcgggggtggctaCTTCAGGCTGAAGGAACAGCACCTGCAAATGCCTGGAGGTTTGAAAGAGGGTCCAGAGTCCCTGTGGAAGGTGCAGGGAGAGTGAGTTGAGAGGAGTCTTAAGAGTAGGCAGACAGGCCTGGGGCTGTACTGGGAGGTTTGGACTGTTTCAGTGCCTTGGGAAGCCACTGGAGGCTTTGAGCACGACAGTGACATCATCcgatttatgcttttaaaagctCACGCAGGCAGCTGTGTTCTCTCACCCTAAAATCTGCCCTCCCcagcgcccccgccccccgccccaccacacACCCCGGCCTACACTGCTCCTGGCCCATAGTGAGTGTTCAAAAaactgttgaatgaatacatgtcCCTGACTTCCTGTGTGACCTGGAGGTAGTCGCTTTTCTcactggacctcagtttccttacccgAAATACGGTCTGTGGGATTTTCATGCCAGAGTGGGTGGGCGGGACTGGATTTAGGTTATCGGCCTCCCGAACTCCCGGAGATCTGAGTCTCCCACACTCAGAAgggaatggggggtgggggtcttCATGCCGCAGAGACCCTAACCAACGCGGGGCGGCCCCGCCCGGCCTGGACCGCTGTCCGAAGGATGCTGCAGCCCCGGAGGCGGGACCCGCAGGCGATCCCCGGGGCTCCCTTTCGGATTGGGTGCAGCCGTGACCGGCACCGCTCGATTGGTCGATCCAGAAGGAGGGGCGGGGCCCGGCTCATGCTGCGGGGCTACCCGGTAGCGGGGGACGCGGCCGGAGCCCGGGAAGCTGCTGCGGGGGCGATGGCCGCGCCGAGCCCGGGGCCCCGCGAGGTAGGTGCAGACCCGAGAGAGGACAGGAAAGGAAAGGGTTGGAGAGCAGGGGCCGGGTCTCCCCGCCCTGTAAGGGGCGGACACATCCCCATCCAAACCCAGAAGGGGTCCTGCACTTGGGCGGGACTGGGACACGCCCCACATGGGGCTGCTGGTCTGAAGTGGGGAGTCCAGCGGGTTTTCCACGAGAACTTGCTTGGTTTCTTCattgtaaaatggagacaataataaAAGCGTCTCCTTCATAGGGCGGTTAGGAGGTCAAGCTCTCAGCTAGGGCTGGGCTCGTGGTGGGTGCCTACTGAGGATGGGTCAGAAGCTGTGACCTCAGCTTCGTGGAGACCTGCCGGGCCGGACTGGAGGAATTCGGAGTAGACGAGTAGAATAGATGACTCAATCACTGACATCACAGCTCCTACTATAAGGAGATCCTGTGCACGGTGCTCAGACTCACCAGTAACAACAGTTAATACCAGCCCCGAAGGAGGTATTGTATGTAGTTCTCAGTTTACAGACTAGAAAGCGAGGTGCAGAAAGGTTAGGTGATTTACCTGAGGTTACACTGCTAGTGAGAGGCTGCGGAACGAATGCTCCACCCGCTGATAGTAAGAACCATCACTATGAGTGTTGACTGAATGCCAGGCACGGTCCTCTCACAACACGCCGTCGGGTGGGTACCAACCTTTTCTGCATTTTACAACTAAGGGGACTGAGGCAGAGAGATGAGGAGAGAGCTGACAGTGATGTGGGACTCAGACCAGGGTCATTCTCCTGTGGGGTGCTGGCTGCCCCATGCTGACTGCTTCTGGTGCCTCCCACCACAGATCCTGGCCCCCTCCCCAGAGGCTGGACGCAGAGCAGCTGCTTCAAGCTCTGGCCACCGTGGCCTCCTCTGGCGTCTGCGGGACAAGCAGTGTCGCCTGGGACTGTTTGAGATCAGCCCGGGGCACGAGCTGCACCAGGTGATGTGCCTGATGCAGGCGGGGCTGTGGGCTGCCACTCAAGTGTCCATGGACCACCCGCCCACGGTGAGTGGCCAGTTCTCTGCACCTCCACTAACAGCGAGACCAGGCTGATGCCCCGTCCTGCTAATAAATGCAGGGCTGGGGGTCAGAGCAGGCCAGATAGAAGGGGAGGAAGGCCAGGACTCGGTGCAGGGAAGGAGGGACATTTCTGGGCTGAGGCCAGGAAGCCAGAAAGCCCAAGGTGTGTTGAGGGTATGAGGAAGCCCTTGAACCCATGTGGTGGATGTGTGATCTAGGTGAGTGTCTGCCTCTCTttaggcctcagtgtctccatctGTATAATGGGTGGGAGGGATTGTACTCCTTGGTCTCTGTTGAGAagggaccccacccccaccctaccaGCTCTGCCCATCCTCCCCAGAGCTCTGGCTAGGGCCAGGCTGGCTCAGCAGAAAGGGTCGCCCACTGCAAGCTCAGCACCCGGATGGCCCCGGGTGAGCATGTGTGtcgtttgtgtgtgtgcacacatgtgcagtGTGACCCCATCCTAGCGCAGGGACCTGGAGGTCCAGGGAGATGCAGGAGTCCTCTGAATCTCATCACCTGCTGAAAATCTTGCAGGGTTCCCCAATTCTCAGCATGGTCTCAGCGTCCTGCTGGCTCAAGCTCAAGGGCCATCTGTCCAACCTCATTCTCAGTCTACCCCTCCCTTATTCTCTTCAGTCTCGGCCTCTCCTCTTCCCAGTGGCCATCACTGCTGTTCCCCCTGCTATGAGCACCTTGCTCCCCGTCTTCACTACCCCCACATTTCATCTTAGGgggcacctcctccaggaagatttCTCTGATCCTGCTCCTCCCAGGCTCAGTCCGGCAGGTCCCTAGACTTCAAGGCCACCCCCTTTTACCGGGAGGGCATCCGGCAACACTTTGGCCAGCGTGTGTCTAGGCACATGTGCCAGACTCTAACTCAGAGACTGGTGTGGGGGACTCAGCAGTGAATAAGACACACCTGGGACCTGCCCCGGCTCACTCTTCCCTCCAGCTCTGGGAGGGCTGGCCGTCTCCCTGCTCAACTCAGGCATACCCGGATTAGTCCCCAGCAGCTGGAGGAACCACAATGGGGGGAAGGGGGTGAGGCCGGGTGCCAGACCCTGGGAGACCCTGGGCTGGCAGCGCCGGCTGAGACTTGCCCTGGGCCGCTTTGCTCCTTGCTGCAGGGGCTGCCCACGGAGGAGGATTTTTCTGAAGTCCTGACCCAGGTTCATGAGGTAGGAGGCCCAAGACCGCTGCATGGGAGGGAATGTGTTCAGCTCTCCTCCTCCGTTTCCCCATCAGTTGCAGTGGGAGTGATGGCTTGACCCCCGGGTCTTGCAGAAAGGGTGTGCTTAACCCTGACCCTCCCGCGGGAGGGCCAACTGCACACCCCTGGGCGCCAGGGGACACTCTTGGGGGCTGTTCTTCCTCCTCGCAGGGCTTCGAGCTGGGCACCTTGGCTGGCCCCGTCTTCGCCCGACTGAGGCGCTCCCTGGGGCTGGCCGAGGAGGACTACCAGGCCGCGCTGGGTCCCAGTCGCCCCTACCTGCAGTTCCTCAGCACCTCCAAGAGCAAAGCCAGCTTCTTTCTCTCGTGAgctggtggcaggggtggggaatgGCGGGAGGAGTGGTGTCTGGCGGTGGGTCGGGGGAGAGGTGCGctttaagagagagagaatggccAAGTTAAGTTGGGTGGAGAGGGGTGGAGACAGGAGGCCAGACGGGCGGTGGGGAGGCGGCTCCTGACCGGCCTGGACAGTGACCTCTCCCTCCCGCCCCTCAGCCACGACCAACGCTTCTTCCTGAAGACCCTGAGGAGCCGGGAGGTGCAGGCGCTGCTCGCCCACCTGCCCCGCTACGTGCATCACCTGCAGCGACACCCACACTCACTGCTCGCACGGGTGCTGGGTATGACCTGTCCGGGACTGGGACTGCAGGGAGCGGGGAGGTGTGAGGAGAGAGGGCGAGAAGGGGATGGGTCGGAGAGTGGGAAGGTTCCAGGGTCGGGAGTGGTGGGGGGAGCGTAGGGGATCTGAGTCCGAGCAGGGTGGAGGGCACTGGGCAACAGAGAGGCTGGGGCCAAGTCCAGTGGGGAGGCGGGTCCTAGACAGCAATGTACAGGGGGGCGGGGCCGATGGGAGGGGCCAAGACCTGGGTGGGGCCCAAAGAGGGCGGGATTGGGGTTGGACAGTGACCGGAGGAAGATTTGTGGgcctgttagtcgctcagttggagaagtcaatggcaccccattccagtagtcttgcctggaaaatcccatggacggaggagcctggaaggctgcagtccatggggtcgctgagggtcggacacgactgaacgacttcactttcacttttcactttcatgcactggagaaggaaacggcaacccactccagtgttcttgcctggagaatcccagggacgggggagcctggtgggctgccgtctatggggtcgcacagagttggacacgactgaagtgacttagcagtagtcgctcagtagtgtctctctgcgaccccatggatggtagcccgtcaatctcctctgtccatgggattctccaggcaagaatactggagtgtgtagccattcccttctccaggggatcttcctgacccacggctcgaacccaagtcccctgcattgcaggcagattcttaaccatcgaGCCCCCCATTTGGGGTTAAATCTAGAAACAGGTCAAATCGGGACACCAGCCTCAAGTTGGGGAAGGGTGGGGTCCGGGGGCGCGGCCTGGAGGCTTGGGATGCGGCAGATCTCGAAGAGGAGGCGTGGCCTGAAACTGGCACTGGACAGGACGTACCCGGGGCGTATCCGAGTTTGCGCCCCTCACCTGACGCCCTCTCCCCTTCCAGGAGTGCACAGTCTGCGGGTGGCTCGGGGAAAGAAGGTGGGTGAGGCCGAGCCGAGTGGACCGGGccggagggagggtgggaggg carries:
- the DPM2 gene encoding dolichol phosphate-mannose biosynthesis regulatory protein, whose product is MATGTDQVVGLGLVALSLIIFTYYTAWVILLPFIDSQHVIHKYFLPRAYAIAIPLAAGLLLLLFVGIFITYVMLKNQNDTKKTQ
- the PIP5KL1 gene encoding phosphatidylinositol 4-phosphate 5-kinase-like protein 1, whose product is MLRGYPVAGDAAGAREAAAGAMAAPSPGPREILAPSPEAGRRAAASSSGHRGLLWRLRDKQCRLGLFEISPGHELHQVMCLMQAGLWAATQVSMDHPPTGLPTEEDFSEVLTQVHEGFELGTLAGPVFARLRRSLGLAEEDYQAALGPSRPYLQFLSTSKSKASFFLSHDQRFFLKTLRSREVQALLAHLPRYVHHLQRHPHSLLARVLGVHSLRVARGKKKYFIVMQSVFYPAGRISERYDIKGCEVSRWVEPAPEGSVLVLVLKDLNFQGKTINLGPQRSWFLRQMELDTAFLRELNVLDYSLLMAFQRLHEDERGPGSSLIFRTARSIRGAQSAEESGAQNRRLLPDAPNALHIVDGPEHRYFLGLVDLTTVYGLRKRLEQLWKTLRYPGRTFSTVSPACYARRLCQWVEAHTE